The proteins below come from a single Drosophila busckii strain San Diego stock center, stock number 13000-0081.31 chromosome X, ASM1175060v1, whole genome shotgun sequence genomic window:
- the LOC108606666 gene encoding cytochrome P450 4d10 isoform X1, which translates to MFWLWLCVVILPALLLLALTATPRLRRLQRVQQLAKHLPGPPAWPLLGHAQLFMGLEPAQVCELINELAIKYNGTFKLWLGFNFSIMLFNPCDVEHVLGSSQLLDKAMEYDYLRGWLNEGLLVSRGRKWHRRRKIITPAFHFRILEPYVEIFDRQTRQLLKQLAQACQDQQLVELGHFAHLCTLDIICETAMGVSINAQTNVDSEYVQAVKTISMVLHKRMFNIFYRFEPTYRLTMLAREERRALNVLHSFTEKIIVQRRQELLQRAGASTTEADAAADVDADVGAKRKMAFLDILLQSSIDDKPLSNMDIREEVDTFMFEGHDTTSSAIMFFFYNIALHADCQRKCYEEIIQVLGKDKATPVNYELLNKLHYVDLCIKETLRLYPSVPLLGRKVLQECEINGKIIPAGTNLGISPLFMGRCAELFSDPNSFLPERFDVVTSAEKLNPYAYIPFSAGPRNCIGQKFAMLEIKAIVANVLRHYHIEYAGNATEPPVLIAELILRTKDPLMFKLKQRTD; encoded by the exons ATgttctggctctggctctgtgtCGTTATTTTGccagctctgctgctgctggcgttgacTGCAACGCCGCGTCTGCGCCGACTGCAGCGGGTGCAACAGCTGGCGAAGCATTTGCCAGGACCACCCGCCTGGCCACTGCTAGGACATGCACAGCTTTTCATGGGCCTGGAGCCTGCGCAGGTGTGTGAGCTCATTAACGAGCTGGCCATTAAATATAATGGCACCTTCAAGCTGTGGCTGGGCTTCAATTTCAGCATTATGCTGTTCAATCCCTGCGATGTGGAGCACGTGCTGGGCAGCAGCCAGCTGCTCGACAAGGCCATGGAGTATGACTATCTGCGTGGCTGGCTGAACGAGGGTCTGTTGGTCAGTCGGGGGCGCAAGTGGCATCGTCGTCGTAAGATTATTACGCCTGCTTTCCATTTTCGCATTTTGGAGCCGTATGTGGAGATTTTCGACAGACAGACGCGTCAGCTGTTGAAGCAACTGGCACAAGCTTGCCAAGATCAGCAGCTGGTGGAACTGGGGCATTTTGCGCATTTATGCACCTTGGATATTATTTGTG aaACCGCAATGGGTGTATCGATCAATGCGCAGACAAATGTAGATTCGGAGTACGTGCAGGCGGTGAAGACTATATCGATGGTTCTGCACAAGCGCATGTTCAACATATTCTATCGCTTTGAGCCAACATATAGACTGACAATGCTGGCGCGAGAGGAGCGACGTGCACTCAACGTGCTGCACAGCTTTACAGAGAAGATCATAGTGCAGCGGCGACAGGAGCTGCTACAGCGCGCTGGTGCATCCACAACAGAGGCGGATGCGGCTGCTGATGTGGATGCGGATGTGGGGGCCAAGCGCAAAATGGCATTCCTGGACATATTGCTGCAGTCGAGCATTGACGATAAGCCGCTGAGCAATATGGACATACGGGAGGAGGTGGATACATTCATGTTCGAGGGTCACGACACCACCTCCTCGGCTATCATGTTCTTCTTCTATAATATAGCATTGCATGCAGATTGCCAACGCAAGTGCTACGAAGAGATTATCCAAGTGCTGGGCAAGGACAAGGCAACGCCAGTCAACTACGAACTACTCAATAAGCTCCACTATGTTGATCTGTGCATCAAGGAGACATTGCGCTTGTATCCCTCAGTGCCACTGCTGGGCCGCAAGGTGCTCCAAGAGTGTGAAATAA ATGGCAAGATTATACCCGCTGGTACAAATCTGGGCATTTCACCTTTGTTCATGGGTCGCTGTGCGGAACTGTTTAGTGATCCTAATAGCTTCCTGCCGGAACGCTTTGATGTGGTTACTAGTGCAGAGAAGCTCAATCCCTATGCCTACATACCCTTCTCCGCCGGACCGCGCAACTGCATCGGTCAGAAGTTTGCCATGCTGGAGATCAAAGCAATTGTGGCCAATGTACTGCGACACTACCATATCGAGTATGCTGGCAATGCCACCGAGCCACCAGTTCTCATTGCTGAACTCATTTTGCGCACCAAGGACCCTTTAAtgtttaaactaaaacaacGAACGGATTAA
- the LOC108606666 gene encoding cytochrome P450 4d1 isoform X2 — protein MFLVLGLVLASAAFVALLVYQLKFKHLIEVTRNIPSPPTLPLVGHGHHFIGKAPHEMIQTIVHFMAEYGKNDTIKIWLGPELNMLIGNPKDVEVVLGGLRFNDKAHEYKALEPWLAEGLLVSRGRKWHKRRKIITPAFHFKILDQFVDIFEQESRVLLKNLEKERQLDTKEGFNLYDWINLCTMDAICETAMGVSINAQTNVDSEYVQAVKTISMVLHKRMFNIFYRFEPTYRLTMLAREERRALNVLHSFTEKIIVQRRQELLQRAGASTTEADAAADVDADVGAKRKMAFLDILLQSSIDDKPLSNMDIREEVDTFMFEGHDTTSSAIMFFFYNIALHADCQRKCYEEIIQVLGKDKATPVNYELLNKLHYVDLCIKETLRLYPSVPLLGRKVLQECEINGKIIPAGTNLGISPLFMGRCAELFSDPNSFLPERFDVVTSAEKLNPYAYIPFSAGPRNCIGQKFAMLEIKAIVANVLRHYHIEYAGNATEPPVLIAELILRTKDPLMFKLKQRTD, from the exons ATGTTTCTGGTGTTGGGTCTGGTGTTGGCCAGCGCCGCTTTTGTGGCGCTGCTTGTCTACCAGCTGAAGTTCAAGCATCTTATTGAGGTTACGCGTAATATACCGAGTCCACCAACATTGCCGCTTGTCGGTCATGGCCATCACTTTATTGGCAAGGCGCCACATGAGATGATTCAGACCATCGTTCATTTCATGGCAGAGTATGGCAAAAATGATACGATCAAGATATGGCTGGGACCCGAGCTCAATATGCTCATAGGCAATCCCAAGGATGTGGAAGTTGTGCTTGGCGGGCTGCGCTTCAATGACAAGGCCCACGAATACAAGGCGCTGGAGCCTTGGCTGGCCGAGGGTCTCCTGGTTAGCCGTGGTCGCAAGTGGCACAAGCGCCGAAAGATCATAACGCCCGCCTTTCACTTCAAGATTCTCGATCAGTTTGTGGACATATTCGAGCAAGAGTCACGTGTGCTGCTCAAGAATTTGGAAAAGGAGCGTCAGCTAGACACAAAAGAAGGTTTCAATCTATACGATTGGATTAATCTCTGTACCATGGATGCCATTTGCG aaACCGCAATGGGTGTATCGATCAATGCGCAGACAAATGTAGATTCGGAGTACGTGCAGGCGGTGAAGACTATATCGATGGTTCTGCACAAGCGCATGTTCAACATATTCTATCGCTTTGAGCCAACATATAGACTGACAATGCTGGCGCGAGAGGAGCGACGTGCACTCAACGTGCTGCACAGCTTTACAGAGAAGATCATAGTGCAGCGGCGACAGGAGCTGCTACAGCGCGCTGGTGCATCCACAACAGAGGCGGATGCGGCTGCTGATGTGGATGCGGATGTGGGGGCCAAGCGCAAAATGGCATTCCTGGACATATTGCTGCAGTCGAGCATTGACGATAAGCCGCTGAGCAATATGGACATACGGGAGGAGGTGGATACATTCATGTTCGAGGGTCACGACACCACCTCCTCGGCTATCATGTTCTTCTTCTATAATATAGCATTGCATGCAGATTGCCAACGCAAGTGCTACGAAGAGATTATCCAAGTGCTGGGCAAGGACAAGGCAACGCCAGTCAACTACGAACTACTCAATAAGCTCCACTATGTTGATCTGTGCATCAAGGAGACATTGCGCTTGTATCCCTCAGTGCCACTGCTGGGCCGCAAGGTGCTCCAAGAGTGTGAAATAA ATGGCAAGATTATACCCGCTGGTACAAATCTGGGCATTTCACCTTTGTTCATGGGTCGCTGTGCGGAACTGTTTAGTGATCCTAATAGCTTCCTGCCGGAACGCTTTGATGTGGTTACTAGTGCAGAGAAGCTCAATCCCTATGCCTACATACCCTTCTCCGCCGGACCGCGCAACTGCATCGGTCAGAAGTTTGCCATGCTGGAGATCAAAGCAATTGTGGCCAATGTACTGCGACACTACCATATCGAGTATGCTGGCAATGCCACCGAGCCACCAGTTCTCATTGCTGAACTCATTTTGCGCACCAAGGACCCTTTAAtgtttaaactaaaacaacGAACGGATTAA
- the LOC108606665 gene encoding putative ATP-dependent RNA helicase DHX57 yields MDESSRQHIEDCFLRAPNDARSTNVPAPPKAAADNTSRKTELHVLRLNDKSQQMTMDTLRSIHGPDFKLDDISKYKDRGRNGQGIKHAYWEDRGTLMVQSVQGIKPATGSSTHDDDDRLRRYALLKLENYGFPAVHCLEAYDHCSRDTEAALLLLYQRYMRVRTDETPALEPPSEAELLDMRADEKEALQSIYDKAYEERERNSVWNLKFKIEHLLKHSPSEVRKAHEAVLAAQAATRQAALDKKKKAPQRCRNFDRDGTCKFGNKCRFAHLPPLLAEEPSTPERKRTDNLDENDNELWFHVEVRFPPGSRYPYEAPYIYLKTTCHDIPHELRLRYARHLYHEAREICRDGIPCVYSICELLQTEELAGHLSTTAFPTPKRSLFYDEPASGTDDMTNGAASELVRPSHYERGQTTRQGGDGGQRRNMAQLEQENRRLLETFQQRRKDERYHKLIAARQQLPAFAEMERILQLIDNSPVVVISGETGCGKSTQVPQFILDNWFFRALQQPPKTPLPHVEIICTQPRRISAIGVAERVAAERLDRIGQLVGYQIRLENKVSPSTRLSFCTTGILLRRLASDPLLSNVSHVIVDEVHERSEESDFLLLILKQILRERKDLKVILMSATLNAKLFSDYFGGAPVLDIPGRTHPVQQFFLEDILEMSDFVMECDTKYCRKLRKQEQELLLRELEFADVQASGEPPGQKIKDEKLTLAETYLRYAEYSKTTCKSIYLMEPMMINPELVEAVLRHIVDGEHDWPREGSILVFLPGFQEIQAVHDALTDSSMFSPRAGKFVLVPLHSALSSEDQAAVFKRAPAGKRKIVLSTNIAETSVTIDDCVFVIDCGLMKEKCFDSNRNMESLDLVWVSRANAKQRKGRAGRVMPGVCIHLYTGYRYHHHILAQPVPEIQRVPLEQIVLRIKTLQTFAARNTLAVLLETLEAPSEDSVLGALTRLRDVGALDAEDQLTPLGHHLAALPVDVRIGKLMLYGAIFQCLDSVLTIAACLSNKSPFVSPLNKRVEADKCKRQYAIGNSDHLTVLNAYRKWLEVHRRGHFGASRNYATEHFLSLNTLETIAELKYQYLELLVSIGFVPINVPRRRKNATDNILELTGVEQNINGDNNRLLTSLLCAALYPNVVKILTPERIYIQTAGGAVPREPGHQDLRFKTRGDGYVRIHPSSVNSQVAVFQAPFLVYQEKVRTSSIFIRDCSMLPLVALVLFAGSDFKVELHGGDFLFLLESGWIILKAHNHETAEMIQCLRLELIKLLEEKIRDPCLNLLHHKNGCQIIKNIAFLISHNS; encoded by the exons ATGGACGAATCTTCAAGGCAGCACATTGAGGATTGTTTCCTGCGCGCGCCTAACGATGCACGCAGCAC AAATGTGCCAGCGCCGCCAAAGGCAGCGGCCGACAATACATCACGCAAAACAGAGCTGCACGTGCTGCGCTTGAATGACAAATCACAGCAAATGACCATGGACACATTACGCAGCATACATGGGCCGGATTTCAAACTGGACGACATTAGCAAATACAAGGATCGAGGACGCAATGGTCAGGGTATTAAACATGCCTACTGGGAGGATCGCGGCACATTGATGGTGCAGAGTGTGCAAGGTATTAAGCCGGCCACCGGCAGCAGTACGcacgatgatgatgatcgtCTGCGTCGCTATGCGCTGCTCAAGCTGGAAAATTATGGCTTCCCAGCAGTACACTGCCTGGAAGCCTATGATCACTGTTCACGAGATACAGAGgccgctctgctgctgctctaccAACGATATATGCGTGTGCGCACCGACGAGACGCCAGCGCTTGAGCCACCCAGTGAGGCCGAGCTGCTGGATATGCGCGCCGACGAAAAAGAGGCACTGCAGTCCATTTACGATAAGGCCTATGAGGAGCGTGAGCGCAACAGTGTGtggaatttaaagtttaagatTGAGCATTTGCTCAAGCACAGTCCGTCGGAGGTGCGCAAGGCACACGAGGCAGTGCTGGCTGCGCAAGCTGCCACGCGTCAAGCGGCGCTGGATAAGAAGAAGAAAGCGCCGCAACGTTGTCGCAACTTTGATCGCGATGGCACCTGCAAATTTGGCAACAAGTGTCGCTTTGCACATTTGCCGCCGCTGTTGGCAGAGGAGCCATCAACACCTGAGCGTAAGCGCACAg ACAATCTGGATGAGAATGATAATGAGCTGTGGTTCCATGTGGAGGTCCGCTTTCCGCCCGGCAGCCGTTATCCGTACGAGGCGCcctatatttatttgaagacCACCTGCCATGACATACCGCACGAGCTGCGACTGCGATATGCTCGTCATTTGTATCATGAGGCGCGCGAAATCTGCCGCGATGGCATACCCTGTGTCTACAGCATTTGCGAGCTGTTGCAGACCGAAGAGCTGGCGGGTCATCTATCCACAACAGCATTTCCCACGCCCAAACGCTCGCTGTTCTACGACGAGCCAGCGTCGGGCACAGACGACATGACCAATGGCGCTGCCAGCGAGCTAGTGCGTCCCAGTCATTATGAGCGTGGCCAGACAACACGTCAGGGTGGCGACGGTGGCCAACGACGCAATATGGCACAGCTGGAGCAGGAGAATCGACGTCTGCTGGAGACGTTTCAGCAGCGGCGCAAGGACGAGCGCTACCACAAGCTCATTGCGGCGCGTCAGCAGCTGCCGGCGTTTGCTGAAATGGAACGCATATTGCAGCTGATTGACAACTCACCCGTGGTGGTCATTTCCGGCGAGACAGGCTGTGGCAAGAGCACACAAGTGCCGCAGTTTATACTCGACAATTGGTTCTTCCGCGCACTGCAGCAGCCGCCCAAGACGCCACTGCCGCATGTGGAGATCATTTGCACGCAACCGCGTCGTATTTCGGCCATTGGTGTGGCGGAGCGTGTGGCTGCCGAGCGGCTGGATCGCATTGGCCAGCTGGTGGGCTATCAGATACGACTGGAGAACAAAGTGTCGCCCAGCACTCGTTTGAGTTTTTGCACCACCGGCATCTTGCTGCGTCGCCTGGCCTCTGACCCGCTGCTGAGCAATGTCAGCCATGTGATTGTGGATGAGGTGCACGAACGCTCCGAGGAGTCCGACTTCCTGCTGCTCATTCTGAAGCAAATATTGCGCGAACGCAAGGATCTCAAAGTTATACTCATGTCGGCCACACTGAATGCCAAGCTCTTCTCTGATTATTTTGGTGGCGCTCCAGTGCTGGACATACCCGGACGCACACATCCCGTGCAGCAATTCTTTCTGGAGGACATACTGGAGATGAGCGACTTTGTTATGGAATGCGATACCAAATATTGCCGCAAGTTGAGAAaacaggagcaggagctgctgctgcgcgaaCTGGAGTTTGCCGATGTGCAGGCCAGTGGTGAGCCGCCAGGTCAAAAGATCAAGGACGAGAAACTAACCCTGGCAGAGACTTATCTGCGTTATGCTG aataCAGCAAGACGACTTGCAAGAGCATCTACCTCATGGAGCCGATGATGATTAATCCAGAGCTAGTCGAGGCTGTGCTGCGGCATATTGTGGACGGGGAGCATGACTGGCCACGCGAGGGCAGCATCTTGGTGTTCCTGCCGGGCTTCCAGGAGATACAGGCCGTGCATGATGCGCTGACGGATAGCTCAATGTTTTCGCCACGTGCTGGAAAGTTTGTGCTGGTGCCACTGCACTCGGCGCTGTCTAGCGAGGATCAGGCAGCGGTGTTCAAGCGGGCGCCGGCGGGCAAGCGTAAAATCGTGTTGAGCACCAACATCGCGGAGACTTCGGTGACCATTGACGATTGCGTGTTTGTCATTGATTGCGGCTTGATGAAGGAGAAATGCTTCGACTCGAACCGCAACATGGAGTCACTGGACTTGGTCTGGGTGTCGCGTGCCAATGCCAAGCAGCGCAAAGGACGTGCCGGACGTGTTATGCCCGGCGTGTGCATACATCTCTATACGGGTTATCGCTACCATCATCATATACTGGCGCAACCCGTGCCCGAGATACAGCGTGTGCCGCTCGAGCAGATTGTGCTGCGCATCAAGACGCTACAAACGTTTGCCGCTCGCAATACACTGGCGGTGCTGCTGGAAACGCTGGAGGCGCCCAGCGAGGACAGCGTGCTGGGTGCGCTGACGCGTCTGCGTGATGTGGGCGCCCTGGATGCCGAGGATCAGCTGACGCCGCTGGGTCATCACTTGGCTGCGCTGCCTGTGGACGTGCGCATTGGCAAGCTGATGCTGTATGGCGCCATCTTCCAGTGCCTGGACAGCGTGCTCACCATTGCCGCCTGCCTCAGCAACAAGTCGCCGTTCGTCAGTCCGCTCAACAAGCGCGTCGAGGCGGACAAATGCAAGCGGCAATATGCCATCGGCAATAGCGATCATCTCACCGTGCTCAATGCCTATCGC AAATGGCTTGAGGTGCATCGGCGTGGACACTTTGGCGCCAGTCGCAACTATGCCACGGAGCACTTCCTGTCGCTCAACACGCTGGAGACCATTGCCGAACTCAAATACCAATATCTGGAACTGCTCGTCTCCATTGGATTTGTGCCCATCAATGTGCCACGTCGACGCAAAAACGCCACCGATAATATACTCGAGCTAACAG GTGTGGAGCAGAACATAAATGGCGATAACAATCGTCTGCTCACATCGCTGCTCTGTGCTGCGCTCTATCCGAATGTGGTGAAGATATTGACGCCGGAGCGGATTTATATACAAACCGCTGGAGGCGCTGTGCCACGCGAGCCAGGACATCAGGATTTAAGATTTAAGACACGTGGGGATGGCTATGTGCGCATACATCCGTCCTCGGTGAACTCTCAGGTAGCTGTCTTCCAAGCGCCGTTCCTGGTCTACCAGGAGAAGGTGCGCACCAGCTCGATTTTTATACGCGACTGCTCCATGCTGCCGCTGGTGGCTCTCGTGCTCTTTGCCGGCAGCGATTTCAAGGTGGAACTTCATGGCGGCGATTTTCTATTTTTACTCGAGAGCGGCTGGATTATATTGAAGGCGCATAATCATGAGACGGCCGAGATGATACAGTGCCTGCGCTTGGAGCTGATTAAGCTGTTGGAGGAAAAGATACGGGATCCATGCCTCAATCTGTTGCACCACAAGAACGGTTGCCagataatcaaaaatattgcattctTAATAAGTCATAATAGCtga
- the LOC108606667 gene encoding uncharacterized protein LOC108606667 has translation MTDKGNELENVEANVVENIDIETALEELFKRILGNLKSGNTSAREELNNNAQILEELQEEKSRLLTNLNMASFNELGSRENLIGTAMNLNSVQGSIAQHWDSRFALDGSYLKAYEDHCKEAVKAMEESTAAESSACFDEFSEKEHKELHELTKKAREQYMTIRNADYEKVKQHIKEYEDKLQSLSGELQILEQYAQEASDIKEQMLLTLKTRALGIMKPN, from the exons ATGACGGATAAAGGTAATGAGTTGGAAAATGTTGAAGCCAATGTGGTCGAAAACATTGACATTGAAACAGCCCTTGAAGAGTTGTTTAAGAGGATTTTGGGAAATCTG AAATCGGGTAATACCAGTGCCCGTGAGGAACTTAACAACAATGCACAAATTCTAGAGGAACTGCAGGAAGAGAAGTCGCGTTTATTGACTAACTTGAATATGGCGTCCTTCAATGAGTTGGGTAGCCGTGAGAATCTGATCGGCACAGCTATGAATTTGAATAGCGTGCAAGGTTCTATCGCGCAACATTGGGATTCACGTTTTGCTCTTGATGGCAGCTATTTGAAGGCCTATGAGGACCACTGCAAGGAAGCTGTGAAAGCCATGGAGGAAAGCACTGCAGCTGAAAGTTCCGCTTGCTTTGACGAATTCTCAGAAAAG GAACATAAAGAGCTTCACGAATTAACAAAGAAAGCTCGGGAGCAGTATATGACTATACGAAACGCTGACTACGAAAAGGTTAAGCAGCATATAAAGGAGTACGAAGACAAATTACAATCCCTGTCAGGTGAATTGCAAATACTTGAGCAGTATGCACAAGAAGCCAG tgaTATAAAAGAACAAATGCTGCTTACACTGAAGACCCGTGCACTTGGAATCATGAAGCCAAATTAA